In a single window of the Myxococcus fulvus genome:
- a CDS encoding PEGA domain-containing protein, translating into MVVASGDCKDAELGSQANAFLGALVSRPEQDVLSAEGFSERLFPQPSKSYEDLQRQLDTAQDHFYENRNAKAAQLVDEALQQINRLPVGEARRKLFVSAQLLHGINYRAMSRQKESDTAFRNVLRLQPTYALDPDYFAPSVRQGFEKLRREMNQTRKVKLSIRSTLPTSDVYLDGLKVGQSPMTLDVPAGTYDLTVVKGDAISFPRQIQAQGADTPLLVDLAYEGSIIATPFPCLTTTDGSDERTLSHAVRLGGTLGVEEVIVVRLERPSSGPKWFAATVLNVEGGQKLREGGFKTQGLDAPAEALSALVDFVTTGRSPSNLVVMNSNGRAPWEQPSTTDKNGTPPASGLDVSAPDRLTEGVTGTASQSTPGLRVASYVLLGTGVAALGGAGVVRLLAQKDVNDLEKRLENGRIRSTDQESLRLRDSLVQKNNLLTGLLVGGGAAAATGAVLFLLSPSAEVPPPVSVGVATDGDGFSASLSGTF; encoded by the coding sequence CCCCGAGCAGGACGTCTTGAGCGCGGAGGGCTTCAGCGAGCGGCTCTTCCCTCAGCCCAGCAAGAGCTACGAGGACCTCCAGCGTCAGCTCGACACGGCGCAGGACCACTTCTACGAGAACCGCAACGCCAAGGCCGCACAGCTCGTCGACGAAGCGCTCCAGCAGATCAACCGACTCCCTGTCGGCGAGGCGCGCCGGAAGCTCTTCGTGAGCGCCCAGCTCCTGCACGGAATCAACTACCGGGCCATGTCGCGACAGAAGGAGAGCGACACCGCGTTCCGCAACGTGCTCCGGCTTCAACCCACGTACGCGCTCGACCCCGACTACTTCGCGCCCTCGGTGAGGCAGGGCTTCGAGAAGCTGCGGCGGGAGATGAACCAGACTCGCAAGGTGAAGCTCTCGATTCGGTCCACGCTTCCCACTTCGGATGTCTATCTGGATGGTCTCAAGGTGGGCCAGTCACCGATGACGCTCGACGTGCCTGCAGGCACTTATGACCTGACCGTGGTGAAGGGCGACGCCATCAGCTTCCCCCGGCAGATCCAGGCGCAAGGCGCGGACACACCGCTGCTCGTCGACCTCGCCTACGAGGGTTCCATCATCGCCACGCCGTTTCCCTGTCTCACCACGACCGACGGCAGTGACGAGCGGACCCTGAGCCACGCGGTCCGACTGGGAGGCACGCTCGGCGTCGAGGAGGTCATCGTCGTGCGCCTGGAGCGCCCGAGCAGCGGCCCCAAGTGGTTCGCGGCTACCGTGCTCAATGTCGAGGGTGGACAGAAGCTGCGTGAAGGCGGCTTCAAGACCCAGGGACTCGACGCTCCCGCGGAAGCCCTCTCCGCGCTCGTCGACTTCGTGACGACGGGACGATCCCCTTCCAACCTCGTGGTGATGAACTCCAATGGCCGCGCCCCCTGGGAACAGCCCAGCACCACGGACAAGAACGGAACTCCACCGGCAAGCGGACTGGATGTCAGCGCGCCGGACCGCCTGACGGAGGGCGTCACGGGCACGGCTTCCCAGTCCACTCCCGGCCTGCGGGTGGCGTCCTATGTCCTGCTCGGCACGGGCGTGGCGGCGCTGGGTGGCGCGGGCGTGGTGCGGCTGCTGGCACAGAAGGACGTGAACGACTTGGAGAAGCGGCTCGAGAACGGTCGCATCCGTTCCACGGACCAGGAGTCTCTGCGCCTGCGTGATTCACTCGTGCAGAAGAACAACCTCCTCACGGGACTGCTCGTCGGAGGTGGCGCCGCGGCCGCAACGGGCGCAGTGCTCTTCCTGCTCTCGCCCTCGGCCGAGGTTCCTCCGCCTGTCTCCGTGGGAGTCGCCACGGACGGTGACGGCTTCTCCGCGAGCCTCTCCGGAACCTTCTGA